In Electrophorus electricus isolate fEleEle1 chromosome 1, fEleEle1.pri, whole genome shotgun sequence, a single window of DNA contains:
- the med25 gene encoding mediator of RNA polymerase II transcription subunit 25 isoform X3 translates to MVTHMDTAPKIGASQVSDVVFVIEGTANLGPYFESLRKNYILPAIEFFNGGPPAETDFGGDYGGTQYGLVVFNTVDCAPESYVQCHAPTSSAFEFVSWIDSIQFMGGGAESCSLIAEGLSVALQLFDDFKKMREQIGQTHKVCVLLCNSPPYLLPAVESVSYTGCTTDGLVQIIRDRGIHFSVVAPRKLPALRALFERASPVGGAAESSHPDYSQDPFHMVLIRGIALPVAPGGGSGAVPLKPVLPPQPLPVSQPPIGPSSQAPPPISTSHPYQPQASLTAAAAAAALAVEAANNQKSRFPGMVNPGQPFSGLPTLPTVGVKLTPASQPSLSTVTTVSTPMLPQQQAAPQQQQQPSQVQPPGQPTPNQQAPQAPQQQPTANPQAPPSSQPGMPGVSAAPGGANPISAQQGVPNKIVAWSGVLEWQEKPKASSMDSNTKLTRSLPCQVQVNQGENLNTEQWPQKLIMQLIPQQLLTTLGPLFRNSRMVQFLFTNKDVESLKGLYRIMANGFAGCVHFPHSAPCEVRVLMLLYSSKKRIFMGLIPNDQSGFVNGIRQVITNHKQVQQHRTMGNAGPMQSGQVPPNQNFLNRPSGPIPVTHSNVQQQLTMRAAATANQQTPVTGPPPNQVAQGQAQPPGAMLRLPNPGANPQLRSLLLSQQQPQSGVSHMQGMLPLQGLSQQMVHPAGGGAQIQPQWRQPLPGQMLMATGSRGSVAQNPGMPQVSSVMEDEILMDLI, encoded by the exons ATGGTGACCCATATGGACACGGCTCCCAAAATCGGGGCGAGCCAAGTTTCGGACGTGGTGTTTGTTATAGAGGGAACCGCAAACCTTGGCCCGTACTTTGAATCCCTGCGAAAGAACTATATACTGCCAGCGATCGA GTTCTTTAATGGGGGCCCTCCTGCTGAAACGGATTTCGGAGGAGAT TATGGTGGCACTCAGTATGGACTGGTGGTGTTCAACACAGTGGACTGTGCTCCAGAGTCCTATGTGCAGTGCCATGCTCCTACCAGCTCGGCATTCGAGTTTGTGTCCTGGATTGACAGCATCCA gttcATGGGTGGCGGAGCAGAGAGCTGTAGTCTGATTGCTGAGGGTCTGTCTGTAGCTCTACAGCTGTTTGATGATTTTAAGAAGATGAGGGAGCAAAT TGGTCAGACtcataaggtgtgtgtgttgctgtgtaacTCCCCTCCATACCTGCTGCCTGCTGTGGAGAGCGTCAGTTACACAGGCTGCACCACCGACGGCCTCGTCCAGATCATACGAGAC CGGGGAATCCACTTCTCTGTTGTCGCACCACGGAAGCTCCCGGCACTCCGGGCCCTCTTTGAGCGGGCTTCTCCAGTCGGCGGGGCAGCGGAGTCTTCCCACCCTGACTATAGCCAGGACCCCTTCCACATGGTGTTGATCCGCGGTATAGCGCTTCCGG TTGCTCCTGGAGGGGGTTCTGGCGCAGTACCTCTCAAACCCGTTCTGCCTCCTCAGCCCCTACCTGTCAGTCAGCCTCCCATTGGTCCCAGCTCGCAGGCTCCGCCTCCAATCAGCACCTCTCACCCGTACCAG CCTCAGGCATCTCTGACTGCGGCCGCGGCAGCAGCTGCCTTGGCTGTGGAGGCGGCCAATAACCAGAAGAGTCGCT TCCCAGGAATGGTGAACCCAGGCCAACCCTTCAGTGGCCTGCCCACGCTTCCCACGGTGGGAGTCAAACTAACTCCAGCCAGCCAGCCCAGCCTATCCACAGTCACCACGGTGTCCACGCCCATGCTGCCACAGCAACAGGCTGCTcctcagcaacagcagcagccatCGCAAGTCCAGCCCCCCGGCCAGCCCACGCCCAATCAGCAGGCGCCTCAAGCCCCTCAGCAGCAGCCCACAGCCAATCCGCAGGCACCGCCGTCCTCTCAGCCTGGCATG CCTGGTGTTTCAGCTGCGCCGGGTGGAGCCAATCCCATCAGTGCACAGCAGGGTGTACCCAACAAGATTGTGGCATGGAGTGGAGTTCTGGAATGGcaggag aaGCCCAAGGCCTCCTCTATGGATTCCAACACCAAACTCACGCGTTCGCTGCCCTGTCAAGTGCAAGTCAACCAGGGAGAAAACCT gAACACGGAGCAGTGGCCACAGAAGCTAATCATGCAACTCATCCCTCAGCAGCTACTG acgacTTTGGGTCCTCTGTTCAGGAACTCTCGCATGGTTCAGTTTCTCTTCACCAACAAGGATGTGGAGTCCCTGAAGGGCCTGTATCGGATCATGGCTAACGGCTTT GCGGGCTGTGTACATTTCCCCCACAGTGCTCCGTGTGAGGTGCGTGTGCTGATGTTGCTCTACTCTTCTAAGAAGAGGATCTTTATGGGTCTGATCCCCAACGACCAGAGCGGGTTTGTCAACGGCATCCGGCAGGTCATCACCAACCACAAACAAGTACAGCAGCACCGCACG ATGGGCAATGCAGGTCCGATGCAGTCTGGTCAGGTGCCGCCCAATCAGAACTTCCTCAACCGGCCGTCAGGGCCTATCCCTGTCACTCACAGCAACGTCCAGCAGCAG TTAACGATGagagcagcagcaacagccaatcagcaaACGCCAGTCACTGGCCCACCGCCGAATCAGGTGGCTCAGGGTCAAGCCCAGCCCCCGGGTGCTATGCTCCGCCTCCCCAATCCAGGAGCCAATCCCCAGCTTCGCAGCCTTCTTCTCAGCCAGCAGCAGCCA cAGAGTGGCGTGTCTCACATGCAGGGCATGCTCCCTCTCCAGGGTCTGAGTCAGCAGATGGTCCAccctgcaggaggaggagctcagATCCAGCCTCAGTGGAGACAGCCTCTTCCAG GTCAGATGCTGATGGCAACAGGTTCAAGAGGCTCCGTCGCACAGAATCCTGGCATGCCTCAAGTTTCCAGTGTCATGGAGGATGAGATTCTTATGGACCTTATTTGA
- the med25 gene encoding mediator of RNA polymerase II transcription subunit 25 isoform X2, translating to MVTHMDTAPKIGASQVSDVVFVIEGTANLGPYFESLRKNYILPAIEFFNGGPPAETDFGGDYGGTQYGLVVFNTVDCAPESYVQCHAPTSSAFEFVSWIDSIQFMGGGAESCSLIAEGLSVALQLFDDFKKMREQIGQTHKVCVLLCNSPPYLLPAVESVSYTGCTTDGLVQIIRDRGIHFSVVAPRKLPALRALFERASPVGGAAESSHPDYSQDPFHMVLIRGIALPVAPGGGSGAVPLKPVLPPQPLPVSQPPIGPSSQAPPPISTSHPYQPQASLTAAAAAAALAVEAANNQKSRFPGMVNPGQPFSGLPTLPTVGVKLTPASQPSLSTVTTVSTPMLPQQQAAPQQQQQPSQVQPPGQPTPNQQAPQAPQQQPTANPQAPPSSQPGMPGVSAAPGGANPISAQQGVPNKIVAWSGVLEWQEKPKASSMDSNTKLTRSLPCQVQVNQGENLNTEQWPQKLIMQLIPQQLLTTLGPLFRNSRMVQFLFTNKDVESLKGLYRIMANGFAGCVHFPHSAPCEVRVLMLLYSSKKRIFMGLIPNDQSGFVNGIRQVITNHKQVQQHRTMGNAGPMQSGQVPPNQNFLNRPSGPIPVTHSNVQQQSVVVGVAPVGQVTMMEEQQRQNNMLTMRAAATANQQTPVTGPPPNQVAQGQAQPPGAMLRLPNPGANPQLRSLLLSQQQPSGVSHMQGMLPLQGLSQQMVHPAGGGAQIQPQWRQPLPGQMLMATGSRGSVAQNPGMPQVSSVMEDEILMDLI from the exons ATGGTGACCCATATGGACACGGCTCCCAAAATCGGGGCGAGCCAAGTTTCGGACGTGGTGTTTGTTATAGAGGGAACCGCAAACCTTGGCCCGTACTTTGAATCCCTGCGAAAGAACTATATACTGCCAGCGATCGA GTTCTTTAATGGGGGCCCTCCTGCTGAAACGGATTTCGGAGGAGAT TATGGTGGCACTCAGTATGGACTGGTGGTGTTCAACACAGTGGACTGTGCTCCAGAGTCCTATGTGCAGTGCCATGCTCCTACCAGCTCGGCATTCGAGTTTGTGTCCTGGATTGACAGCATCCA gttcATGGGTGGCGGAGCAGAGAGCTGTAGTCTGATTGCTGAGGGTCTGTCTGTAGCTCTACAGCTGTTTGATGATTTTAAGAAGATGAGGGAGCAAAT TGGTCAGACtcataaggtgtgtgtgttgctgtgtaacTCCCCTCCATACCTGCTGCCTGCTGTGGAGAGCGTCAGTTACACAGGCTGCACCACCGACGGCCTCGTCCAGATCATACGAGAC CGGGGAATCCACTTCTCTGTTGTCGCACCACGGAAGCTCCCGGCACTCCGGGCCCTCTTTGAGCGGGCTTCTCCAGTCGGCGGGGCAGCGGAGTCTTCCCACCCTGACTATAGCCAGGACCCCTTCCACATGGTGTTGATCCGCGGTATAGCGCTTCCGG TTGCTCCTGGAGGGGGTTCTGGCGCAGTACCTCTCAAACCCGTTCTGCCTCCTCAGCCCCTACCTGTCAGTCAGCCTCCCATTGGTCCCAGCTCGCAGGCTCCGCCTCCAATCAGCACCTCTCACCCGTACCAG CCTCAGGCATCTCTGACTGCGGCCGCGGCAGCAGCTGCCTTGGCTGTGGAGGCGGCCAATAACCAGAAGAGTCGCT TCCCAGGAATGGTGAACCCAGGCCAACCCTTCAGTGGCCTGCCCACGCTTCCCACGGTGGGAGTCAAACTAACTCCAGCCAGCCAGCCCAGCCTATCCACAGTCACCACGGTGTCCACGCCCATGCTGCCACAGCAACAGGCTGCTcctcagcaacagcagcagccatCGCAAGTCCAGCCCCCCGGCCAGCCCACGCCCAATCAGCAGGCGCCTCAAGCCCCTCAGCAGCAGCCCACAGCCAATCCGCAGGCACCGCCGTCCTCTCAGCCTGGCATG CCTGGTGTTTCAGCTGCGCCGGGTGGAGCCAATCCCATCAGTGCACAGCAGGGTGTACCCAACAAGATTGTGGCATGGAGTGGAGTTCTGGAATGGcaggag aaGCCCAAGGCCTCCTCTATGGATTCCAACACCAAACTCACGCGTTCGCTGCCCTGTCAAGTGCAAGTCAACCAGGGAGAAAACCT gAACACGGAGCAGTGGCCACAGAAGCTAATCATGCAACTCATCCCTCAGCAGCTACTG acgacTTTGGGTCCTCTGTTCAGGAACTCTCGCATGGTTCAGTTTCTCTTCACCAACAAGGATGTGGAGTCCCTGAAGGGCCTGTATCGGATCATGGCTAACGGCTTT GCGGGCTGTGTACATTTCCCCCACAGTGCTCCGTGTGAGGTGCGTGTGCTGATGTTGCTCTACTCTTCTAAGAAGAGGATCTTTATGGGTCTGATCCCCAACGACCAGAGCGGGTTTGTCAACGGCATCCGGCAGGTCATCACCAACCACAAACAAGTACAGCAGCACCGCACG ATGGGCAATGCAGGTCCGATGCAGTCTGGTCAGGTGCCGCCCAATCAGAACTTCCTCAACCGGCCGTCAGGGCCTATCCCTGTCACTCACAGCAACGTCCAGCAGCAG TCTGTGGTAGTGGGCGTGGCTCCTGTTGGTCAGGTCACAATGATGGAGGagcaacaaagacaaaataacatG TTAACGATGagagcagcagcaacagccaatcagcaaACGCCAGTCACTGGCCCACCGCCGAATCAGGTGGCTCAGGGTCAAGCCCAGCCCCCGGGTGCTATGCTCCGCCTCCCCAATCCAGGAGCCAATCCCCAGCTTCGCAGCCTTCTTCTCAGCCAGCAGCAGCCA AGTGGCGTGTCTCACATGCAGGGCATGCTCCCTCTCCAGGGTCTGAGTCAGCAGATGGTCCAccctgcaggaggaggagctcagATCCAGCCTCAGTGGAGACAGCCTCTTCCAG GTCAGATGCTGATGGCAACAGGTTCAAGAGGCTCCGTCGCACAGAATCCTGGCATGCCTCAAGTTTCCAGTGTCATGGAGGATGAGATTCTTATGGACCTTATTTGA
- the med25 gene encoding mediator of RNA polymerase II transcription subunit 25 isoform X1: MVTHMDTAPKIGASQVSDVVFVIEGTANLGPYFESLRKNYILPAIEFFNGGPPAETDFGGDYGGTQYGLVVFNTVDCAPESYVQCHAPTSSAFEFVSWIDSIQFMGGGAESCSLIAEGLSVALQLFDDFKKMREQIGQTHKVCVLLCNSPPYLLPAVESVSYTGCTTDGLVQIIRDRGIHFSVVAPRKLPALRALFERASPVGGAAESSHPDYSQDPFHMVLIRGIALPVAPGGGSGAVPLKPVLPPQPLPVSQPPIGPSSQAPPPISTSHPYQPQASLTAAAAAAALAVEAANNQKSRFPGMVNPGQPFSGLPTLPTVGVKLTPASQPSLSTVTTVSTPMLPQQQAAPQQQQQPSQVQPPGQPTPNQQAPQAPQQQPTANPQAPPSSQPGMPGVSAAPGGANPISAQQGVPNKIVAWSGVLEWQEKPKASSMDSNTKLTRSLPCQVQVNQGENLNTEQWPQKLIMQLIPQQLLTTLGPLFRNSRMVQFLFTNKDVESLKGLYRIMANGFAGCVHFPHSAPCEVRVLMLLYSSKKRIFMGLIPNDQSGFVNGIRQVITNHKQVQQHRTMGNAGPMQSGQVPPNQNFLNRPSGPIPVTHSNVQQQSVVVGVAPVGQVTMMEEQQRQNNMLTMRAAATANQQTPVTGPPPNQVAQGQAQPPGAMLRLPNPGANPQLRSLLLSQQQPQSGVSHMQGMLPLQGLSQQMVHPAGGGAQIQPQWRQPLPGQMLMATGSRGSVAQNPGMPQVSSVMEDEILMDLI, encoded by the exons ATGGTGACCCATATGGACACGGCTCCCAAAATCGGGGCGAGCCAAGTTTCGGACGTGGTGTTTGTTATAGAGGGAACCGCAAACCTTGGCCCGTACTTTGAATCCCTGCGAAAGAACTATATACTGCCAGCGATCGA GTTCTTTAATGGGGGCCCTCCTGCTGAAACGGATTTCGGAGGAGAT TATGGTGGCACTCAGTATGGACTGGTGGTGTTCAACACAGTGGACTGTGCTCCAGAGTCCTATGTGCAGTGCCATGCTCCTACCAGCTCGGCATTCGAGTTTGTGTCCTGGATTGACAGCATCCA gttcATGGGTGGCGGAGCAGAGAGCTGTAGTCTGATTGCTGAGGGTCTGTCTGTAGCTCTACAGCTGTTTGATGATTTTAAGAAGATGAGGGAGCAAAT TGGTCAGACtcataaggtgtgtgtgttgctgtgtaacTCCCCTCCATACCTGCTGCCTGCTGTGGAGAGCGTCAGTTACACAGGCTGCACCACCGACGGCCTCGTCCAGATCATACGAGAC CGGGGAATCCACTTCTCTGTTGTCGCACCACGGAAGCTCCCGGCACTCCGGGCCCTCTTTGAGCGGGCTTCTCCAGTCGGCGGGGCAGCGGAGTCTTCCCACCCTGACTATAGCCAGGACCCCTTCCACATGGTGTTGATCCGCGGTATAGCGCTTCCGG TTGCTCCTGGAGGGGGTTCTGGCGCAGTACCTCTCAAACCCGTTCTGCCTCCTCAGCCCCTACCTGTCAGTCAGCCTCCCATTGGTCCCAGCTCGCAGGCTCCGCCTCCAATCAGCACCTCTCACCCGTACCAG CCTCAGGCATCTCTGACTGCGGCCGCGGCAGCAGCTGCCTTGGCTGTGGAGGCGGCCAATAACCAGAAGAGTCGCT TCCCAGGAATGGTGAACCCAGGCCAACCCTTCAGTGGCCTGCCCACGCTTCCCACGGTGGGAGTCAAACTAACTCCAGCCAGCCAGCCCAGCCTATCCACAGTCACCACGGTGTCCACGCCCATGCTGCCACAGCAACAGGCTGCTcctcagcaacagcagcagccatCGCAAGTCCAGCCCCCCGGCCAGCCCACGCCCAATCAGCAGGCGCCTCAAGCCCCTCAGCAGCAGCCCACAGCCAATCCGCAGGCACCGCCGTCCTCTCAGCCTGGCATG CCTGGTGTTTCAGCTGCGCCGGGTGGAGCCAATCCCATCAGTGCACAGCAGGGTGTACCCAACAAGATTGTGGCATGGAGTGGAGTTCTGGAATGGcaggag aaGCCCAAGGCCTCCTCTATGGATTCCAACACCAAACTCACGCGTTCGCTGCCCTGTCAAGTGCAAGTCAACCAGGGAGAAAACCT gAACACGGAGCAGTGGCCACAGAAGCTAATCATGCAACTCATCCCTCAGCAGCTACTG acgacTTTGGGTCCTCTGTTCAGGAACTCTCGCATGGTTCAGTTTCTCTTCACCAACAAGGATGTGGAGTCCCTGAAGGGCCTGTATCGGATCATGGCTAACGGCTTT GCGGGCTGTGTACATTTCCCCCACAGTGCTCCGTGTGAGGTGCGTGTGCTGATGTTGCTCTACTCTTCTAAGAAGAGGATCTTTATGGGTCTGATCCCCAACGACCAGAGCGGGTTTGTCAACGGCATCCGGCAGGTCATCACCAACCACAAACAAGTACAGCAGCACCGCACG ATGGGCAATGCAGGTCCGATGCAGTCTGGTCAGGTGCCGCCCAATCAGAACTTCCTCAACCGGCCGTCAGGGCCTATCCCTGTCACTCACAGCAACGTCCAGCAGCAG TCTGTGGTAGTGGGCGTGGCTCCTGTTGGTCAGGTCACAATGATGGAGGagcaacaaagacaaaataacatG TTAACGATGagagcagcagcaacagccaatcagcaaACGCCAGTCACTGGCCCACCGCCGAATCAGGTGGCTCAGGGTCAAGCCCAGCCCCCGGGTGCTATGCTCCGCCTCCCCAATCCAGGAGCCAATCCCCAGCTTCGCAGCCTTCTTCTCAGCCAGCAGCAGCCA cAGAGTGGCGTGTCTCACATGCAGGGCATGCTCCCTCTCCAGGGTCTGAGTCAGCAGATGGTCCAccctgcaggaggaggagctcagATCCAGCCTCAGTGGAGACAGCCTCTTCCAG GTCAGATGCTGATGGCAACAGGTTCAAGAGGCTCCGTCGCACAGAATCCTGGCATGCCTCAAGTTTCCAGTGTCATGGAGGATGAGATTCTTATGGACCTTATTTGA